Proteins encoded within one genomic window of Jiangella mangrovi:
- a CDS encoding MFS transporter, translating to MRVLPVSLGRSFNGLWFGTGAANLGDGMALFVLPLLAIAVGASAGGVAAVTAALTLAWPVFGLHAGWIVDRVDRRTLLAVVSAVRGLLLAGVTAAFVTDVLSLPLILVAAVLLGVAETLVDTALTSTIPMVVEPAGRSRANARIEATVNVTNQLAGPPLAGLLAGATLALATGASAALYVLAVGGVLAMTSRRTGTEAGAGAGARRAKGELVAGFRFLWGQPVVRTLTLFTAAMNVVWAVATALLVVYAVEPGPLGLTAAQYGLLLTAMAVGGLLASVLVEPLRRWAGTTRLMIADAVGTVLFVLPVAVGAGIWAVAAGAVVAGAGSSIWRILAATVRQNLSPPELLGRIYSASRMISWGVIPASAALAGIVAEVWSLRTAFVAASVLGVVVLVTFVRFALRNDLDAAVRGPAGDSLSAAG from the coding sequence ATGCGCGTGCTGCCGGTGTCGCTGGGCCGGTCGTTCAACGGGCTGTGGTTCGGGACGGGCGCGGCCAACCTCGGCGACGGCATGGCGCTGTTCGTGCTGCCGCTCCTGGCCATCGCCGTCGGCGCGTCGGCCGGCGGGGTCGCGGCGGTGACGGCGGCGCTCACCCTGGCCTGGCCGGTGTTCGGGCTGCACGCCGGCTGGATCGTCGACCGCGTCGACCGGCGCACGCTGCTGGCGGTGGTCAGCGCCGTGCGCGGGCTGCTGCTGGCCGGCGTCACCGCGGCGTTCGTGACCGACGTGCTGTCGCTGCCGCTGATCCTCGTCGCCGCCGTCCTGCTGGGTGTCGCCGAGACCCTCGTCGACACCGCCTTGACGTCGACCATCCCCATGGTGGTCGAGCCGGCCGGGCGCAGCCGGGCCAACGCGCGCATCGAGGCGACCGTCAACGTGACGAACCAGCTGGCCGGCCCGCCGCTCGCCGGGCTGCTGGCCGGGGCGACGCTGGCGCTGGCGACCGGGGCGAGCGCGGCGCTCTACGTGCTCGCCGTCGGCGGGGTGCTGGCGATGACCTCGCGGCGGACGGGAACGGAGGCGGGCGCGGGTGCCGGGGCGCGGCGGGCGAAGGGCGAGTTGGTCGCCGGGTTCCGATTCCTCTGGGGCCAGCCGGTGGTCCGCACGCTGACGCTCTTCACCGCCGCCATGAACGTCGTCTGGGCCGTGGCGACGGCGCTGCTGGTCGTCTACGCCGTCGAGCCCGGGCCGCTGGGGCTGACGGCGGCGCAGTACGGCCTGCTGCTCACGGCCATGGCGGTCGGCGGACTGCTGGCGTCGGTGCTGGTCGAGCCGCTGCGCCGGTGGGCCGGAACCACGCGGCTGATGATCGCCGACGCCGTCGGGACGGTGCTGTTCGTGCTGCCGGTCGCCGTCGGGGCCGGCATCTGGGCGGTCGCCGCGGGCGCCGTCGTCGCCGGGGCGGGGTCGAGCATCTGGCGCATCCTGGCGGCGACCGTCCGGCAGAACCTCTCGCCGCCGGAGCTGCTCGGCCGTATCTACTCGGCGTCGCGGATGATCAGCTGGGGCGTCATCCCGGCCAGTGCCGCCCTGGCCGGCATCGTGGCCGAGGTCTGGAGCCTGCGGACGGCGTTCGTGGCGGCCTCGGTGCTGGGCGTCGTCGTGCTGGTGACGTTCGTGCGGTTCGCGCTGCGCAACGACCTCGACGCCGCCGTCCGCGGCCCCGCCGGTGACTCCCTGTCGGCGGCGGGCTAG
- a CDS encoding S8 family serine peptidase produces the protein MSRSRSRRRRVSWSAAALAVALTTTLTTGAAPATSATTAEPQADAVPTTAPATAENATRVTLVTGDVVHVTTTGGKTSVAVDATDGGAVEAYELDGDTYVVPTRVAPQVRAGTVDDQLFNVTRLIESGYADDAATELPVIVTYDGAAARSATTVATRAEALPASDATLPLPSIDGAAVDVDKDAADDFWSAIWADPAVDAVWLDGTVAATLDVSVPMIGAPEAWDAGFDGTGTTVAVLDTGIDAEHPDVAGRISEQQDFTGGGTPVDRHGHGTHVAATVAGSGAGSDGARRGVAPGADLMIGKVLDDGGSGQDSWVIAGMEWAARNGADVVSMSLGGYPSDGTDPLSQAVNELTAETGALFVIAGGNYGPGDYSLTNPGSADTALTVGNVTKTDELAASSGRGPRVGDHAIKPDITAPGTNIVAARAAGTAMGTPVDDLYTSASGTSMATPHVAGAAAIVRQQHPDWAPEQVKAALVSTAIPRDGLTVYQQGGGRLDVATAVAQGVFAGPAPLNFGYLPYPQTELEPIVRTATFSNATSAPVELQLTASATVGGAAGTPAPAGMITLGASSVTVPANGTAAVDVTLDPSLGAAGLYSGFVTGTGPGGVSVSLPLGLNKEPEVYELTVTVLDRTGVPNRGATVQIGNVDDSATHLSFPNLDARGQATVRVPPGTYSALSIMTEIDDDRYTYTFAGDPQIEVAPGGASVVLDGRTAVPITADVGRPAEGVSAKLEFWRFPVTGESMHYRYLLGEPFTDMYATPTEQVTKGGFHLVSALSLAAPDIVVEGAGLPAFEPEYFVYAPELPEGRYRWDVVDAGEATPAELAAVDLEGKIALVEATGGLWSEQITAVAEAGAELALLYSRSGYPFAGVVERGLPIPAAALDIGEAEALLARNGSAVTVHSTPDSPYLYDLRFDSDGGVGTDLSQVVGPDDLATVSSTYHSDAPERSVADVNASFAPWQDWSFDSFRYFRAPVERTEYVTASPGMLWLKQVAGYETADVILSRMMRDRLRYLSAGDEVEDTWFGGPFVPSPRREVLDQDRMGIPCPACRDADELFLWIEDFADSGDGHYGAWDTRWENSATRLYRDDELVVSRRTGRGVLPAVAADSEYRLEIDAWSDAPWSWGTRSTTAWTFRSAAPSSGMGALPDWYRCTDGGHRNCAFVPLLFASYDVALDSLNHAPSGRTFQFDLTVGGQVGAPPPSLRRVRVEVSFDDGDSWRPAVVRPSGPAGSGTYAVTVKHPKDAEHVSLRIDAEGDGTRLEQEVIRAYPLD, from the coding sequence GTGTCCCGTTCCCGCTCCCGCCGACGACGGGTCTCCTGGTCCGCCGCCGCGCTGGCCGTCGCCCTGACCACCACCCTGACCACCGGGGCGGCACCGGCGACGTCCGCGACCACGGCGGAACCGCAGGCCGACGCCGTCCCCACGACAGCGCCGGCCACCGCCGAGAACGCCACCCGGGTCACCCTCGTCACCGGCGACGTCGTCCACGTCACCACCACCGGCGGGAAGACGTCGGTCGCCGTCGACGCCACGGACGGGGGCGCCGTCGAGGCCTACGAGCTGGACGGCGACACCTACGTCGTCCCCACCAGGGTTGCGCCTCAGGTTCGCGCCGGCACGGTCGACGACCAGCTGTTCAACGTGACACGGCTGATCGAGAGCGGCTATGCCGACGACGCTGCCACCGAGCTGCCGGTCATCGTCACCTACGACGGCGCCGCGGCCCGGTCGGCCACGACGGTCGCGACCAGGGCCGAGGCACTGCCCGCGAGCGACGCCACCCTGCCGCTGCCGAGCATCGACGGCGCCGCGGTGGACGTCGACAAGGACGCGGCCGACGACTTCTGGTCCGCGATCTGGGCCGACCCCGCCGTCGACGCCGTCTGGCTCGACGGCACCGTCGCCGCCACGCTCGACGTCAGCGTCCCGATGATCGGCGCACCGGAGGCCTGGGACGCGGGGTTCGACGGCACCGGCACCACCGTCGCCGTCCTCGACACCGGCATCGACGCCGAGCACCCGGACGTCGCCGGGCGCATCTCCGAGCAGCAGGACTTCACCGGCGGCGGCACCCCGGTCGACCGGCACGGCCACGGCACCCACGTGGCGGCGACGGTCGCCGGCAGCGGCGCGGGGTCCGACGGCGCGCGCCGCGGCGTCGCGCCGGGCGCGGACCTGATGATCGGCAAGGTCCTCGACGACGGCGGCAGCGGCCAGGACTCGTGGGTCATCGCCGGCATGGAGTGGGCCGCGCGGAACGGCGCCGACGTCGTCAGCATGAGCCTCGGCGGCTACCCCAGCGACGGCACCGACCCGCTCAGCCAGGCCGTGAACGAGCTGACCGCCGAGACCGGCGCGCTGTTCGTCATCGCCGGCGGCAACTACGGGCCCGGCGACTACTCCCTGACCAACCCGGGCAGCGCCGACACCGCACTCACCGTCGGCAACGTCACGAAGACCGACGAGCTCGCGGCGTCGTCCGGGCGCGGCCCGCGCGTCGGCGACCACGCGATCAAGCCGGACATCACCGCGCCCGGCACGAACATCGTCGCCGCCCGGGCCGCCGGCACCGCCATGGGCACGCCCGTCGACGACCTCTACACCAGCGCGTCGGGCACCTCGATGGCCACGCCGCACGTCGCCGGCGCCGCCGCGATCGTCCGCCAGCAGCACCCGGACTGGGCGCCGGAGCAGGTCAAGGCCGCGCTGGTGTCGACGGCGATCCCGCGCGACGGCCTCACCGTCTACCAGCAGGGCGGCGGTCGGCTGGACGTCGCGACCGCCGTCGCCCAGGGCGTGTTCGCCGGGCCGGCGCCGCTGAACTTCGGCTACCTGCCGTACCCGCAGACCGAGCTGGAGCCGATCGTCCGCACCGCCACGTTCTCGAACGCGACGTCCGCGCCCGTCGAGCTGCAGCTCACGGCGTCGGCCACCGTCGGCGGTGCGGCGGGCACGCCTGCGCCGGCCGGGATGATCACGCTCGGCGCGTCGTCGGTCACCGTCCCCGCGAACGGCACGGCCGCCGTCGACGTCACCCTCGACCCCTCGCTCGGCGCCGCGGGCCTGTACAGCGGCTTCGTCACCGGCACGGGTCCCGGCGGCGTGAGCGTCTCGCTGCCGCTCGGGTTGAACAAGGAGCCCGAGGTCTACGAGCTGACCGTCACCGTGCTGGACCGCACCGGCGTCCCGAACCGCGGCGCGACCGTGCAGATCGGCAACGTCGACGACTCCGCGACGCACCTGTCGTTCCCGAACCTCGACGCGCGCGGCCAGGCGACCGTGCGCGTGCCACCGGGGACGTACAGTGCGCTGAGCATCATGACCGAGATCGACGACGACCGGTACACCTACACCTTCGCCGGCGACCCGCAGATCGAGGTCGCGCCGGGCGGGGCGAGCGTCGTCCTGGACGGGCGCACGGCGGTCCCGATCACCGCCGACGTCGGCCGGCCCGCCGAGGGCGTCTCGGCGAAGCTGGAGTTCTGGCGCTTCCCCGTCACCGGCGAGTCGATGCACTACCGCTACCTGCTCGGCGAGCCGTTCACCGACATGTACGCGACGCCGACCGAGCAGGTCACGAAGGGCGGGTTCCACCTGGTCTCGGCGCTCTCGCTGGCCGCGCCGGACATCGTCGTCGAGGGCGCCGGACTGCCCGCGTTCGAGCCGGAGTACTTCGTCTACGCGCCGGAGCTGCCCGAGGGCCGGTACCGGTGGGACGTCGTCGACGCCGGCGAGGCCACCCCGGCCGAGCTGGCCGCCGTCGACCTCGAAGGGAAGATCGCCCTGGTCGAGGCGACCGGCGGGCTCTGGAGCGAGCAGATCACGGCCGTCGCCGAGGCCGGCGCCGAGCTCGCGCTGCTCTACAGCCGGTCCGGCTACCCGTTCGCCGGCGTCGTCGAGCGCGGGCTGCCCATCCCGGCCGCCGCACTGGACATCGGCGAGGCGGAGGCGCTGCTGGCGCGGAACGGGTCCGCCGTGACGGTGCACTCGACGCCGGACAGTCCGTACCTCTACGACCTGCGCTTCGACTCGGACGGCGGGGTCGGGACCGACCTGTCGCAGGTGGTTGGGCCGGACGACCTCGCCACCGTTTCGTCGACCTACCACTCCGACGCGCCGGAGCGCTCGGTCGCCGACGTCAACGCCTCGTTCGCGCCCTGGCAGGACTGGTCCTTCGACTCCTTCCGCTACTTCCGCGCGCCCGTCGAGCGGACCGAGTACGTGACGGCGTCACCCGGCATGCTCTGGCTGAAGCAGGTCGCCGGCTACGAGACCGCCGACGTGATCCTCAGCCGGATGATGCGCGACCGGCTGCGGTACCTGTCGGCCGGCGACGAGGTCGAGGACACCTGGTTCGGCGGGCCGTTCGTGCCGTCGCCGCGACGCGAGGTGCTCGACCAGGACCGCATGGGCATCCCCTGCCCGGCCTGCCGCGACGCCGACGAGCTGTTCCTCTGGATCGAGGACTTCGCCGACTCCGGTGACGGCCACTACGGCGCCTGGGACACCCGGTGGGAGAACTCGGCGACCCGCCTCTACCGCGACGACGAGCTGGTGGTCAGCCGTCGGACCGGCCGCGGCGTGCTGCCGGCGGTCGCGGCGGACTCGGAGTACCGGCTCGAGATCGACGCCTGGTCCGACGCGCCGTGGAGCTGGGGGACCCGGTCGACGACGGCGTGGACGTTCCGGTCGGCGGCCCCGTCCTCGGGGATGGGCGCGTTGCCGGACTGGTACCGCTGCACCGACGGCGGCCACCGCAACTGCGCGTTCGTGCCGCTGCTGTTCGCGTCGTACGACGTGGCGCTGGACTCGCTGAACCATGCCCCGTCGGGCCGCACGTTCCAGTTCGACCTCACCGTGGGCGGGCAGGTGGGCGCGCCGCCGCCGTCGCTGCGCCGGGTCCGCGTCGAGGTGTCGTTCGACGACGGCGACAGCTGGCGGCCCGCCGTGGTCCGGCCCAGCGGCCCCGCCGGGAGCGGGACGTACGCCGTCACCGTCAAGCACCCGAAGGACGCCGAGCACGTGTCGCTGCGCATCGATGCCGAGGGCGACGGGACCCGGCTCGAGCAGGAGGTGATCCGCGCCTACCCGCTGGACTGA
- a CDS encoding PHP domain-containing protein — protein MRRIAFLLERAREPTYRVRAFRTAAATADSIGIAELVERIEAGTLTELPGIGKVTATVITEALGGEVPVYLRRLEATGGRPVAEGGAEIRAALRGDLHVHSDWSDGGSPIEEMVRTAAGLGHEYVALTDHSPRLTVANGLSPERLRKQLDIVDELNARNEHGIRILTGIEVDINEDGSLDQSDELLGRLDVVVASVHSKLRMKSDELTERMVTAIANPHTDVLGHCTGRLITGGRGTRPESTFDPEIVFAACERFGVAVEINSRPERLDPPKRLLRLAVEAGCSFALDTDAHAPGQLDWQPYGCERAAACGVPIEQIVNTWPVDDLLAWTGRGS, from the coding sequence ATGCGGCGCATCGCGTTCCTGCTGGAGCGCGCCCGCGAACCCACGTACCGCGTGCGCGCCTTCCGGACCGCCGCCGCCACCGCCGACTCCATCGGCATCGCAGAGCTGGTCGAGCGGATCGAGGCGGGCACGCTGACCGAGCTGCCCGGCATCGGCAAGGTGACGGCGACCGTCATCACCGAGGCGCTGGGCGGCGAGGTCCCGGTGTACCTGCGCCGGCTCGAGGCGACGGGCGGGCGGCCGGTCGCCGAGGGCGGGGCCGAGATTCGTGCCGCGCTCCGCGGCGACCTGCACGTGCACTCCGACTGGTCCGACGGCGGCAGCCCGATCGAGGAGATGGTGCGGACCGCGGCCGGGCTGGGGCACGAGTACGTCGCGCTCACCGACCACTCGCCGCGGCTCACCGTCGCCAACGGGCTGTCGCCGGAGCGGCTGCGCAAGCAGCTCGACATCGTCGACGAGCTGAACGCGAGGAACGAGCACGGCATCCGGATCCTCACCGGCATCGAGGTCGACATCAACGAGGACGGCTCGCTCGACCAGAGCGACGAGCTGCTCGGCCGCCTCGACGTCGTCGTCGCGAGCGTGCACTCGAAGCTGCGCATGAAGTCCGACGAGCTGACCGAGCGCATGGTCACCGCCATCGCCAACCCGCACACGGACGTCCTCGGGCACTGCACCGGTCGGCTCATCACGGGCGGCCGCGGCACCCGCCCCGAGTCGACCTTCGACCCCGAGATCGTGTTCGCCGCGTGCGAGCGGTTCGGCGTCGCCGTCGAGATCAACTCGCGGCCCGAGCGGCTCGACCCGCCCAAGCGGCTGCTCCGCCTCGCCGTCGAGGCCGGCTGCTCGTTCGCCCTCGACACCGACGCGCACGCGCCCGGCCAGCTCGACTGGCAGCCCTACGGGTGCGAGCGCGCGGCCGCGTGCGGCGTCCCTATCGAGCAGATCGTCAACACCTGGCCGGTCGACGACCTGCTGGCCTGGACCGGGCGCGGCTCGTAG
- a CDS encoding MFS transporter, with the protein MSAATAVTSVLERVIPGEGVHRGRVARLTVAHAGADLFQAAVPALIPFFVAERGMSYADAGLLVLAGSLASSVMQPLAGVIGDRVRAAWLQPLGLLLAGFGLLAATMLSSFQAIAVALLIGGFGVAVFHPEAFRATRAAAAASPGAALGVFALGGNIGFAVGPALAVPLGAAYGIEAAGAVAVLPLLGALVLGRGISSDVPAGSAAADADAAGAVLPSDWRTFTFATLGATAAAGVLFGLMAFAPVWFDQTLGSGVGLGSAAVTAMLLAGAVGTYTAGALGDRHGRRPVVLVSVLALLPLSLVLPATGPVLAVVLLIVIGFVLEGIFYPLVIVAQDGLPRHAGLAAGMALGLSVGIAAGTTSLLGVLVDGHGPTAALWGCAVLAGVALVAGALAVRRPH; encoded by the coding sequence GTGAGCGCCGCGACCGCTGTGACGTCCGTGCTCGAGCGGGTGATCCCGGGCGAGGGCGTGCACCGCGGCCGGGTCGCCCGGCTCACCGTCGCCCACGCCGGCGCCGACCTGTTCCAGGCGGCCGTGCCCGCGCTGATCCCGTTCTTCGTCGCCGAACGGGGCATGTCCTACGCCGACGCCGGGCTGCTCGTCCTGGCCGGCAGCCTCGCGTCGTCGGTCATGCAGCCGCTGGCCGGCGTCATCGGCGACCGCGTCCGCGCCGCCTGGCTGCAGCCGCTCGGGCTGCTGCTGGCCGGGTTCGGGCTGCTCGCGGCGACCATGCTGTCGTCGTTCCAGGCGATCGCCGTCGCGCTGCTGATCGGCGGGTTCGGCGTGGCCGTCTTCCACCCCGAGGCGTTCCGCGCGACCCGTGCGGCCGCCGCGGCCAGCCCCGGCGCCGCACTGGGCGTGTTCGCGCTCGGCGGCAACATCGGCTTCGCCGTCGGCCCGGCGCTCGCGGTCCCACTCGGCGCGGCGTACGGCATCGAGGCGGCCGGCGCCGTCGCCGTCCTGCCGCTGCTCGGGGCGCTGGTGCTGGGCCGCGGCATCTCGTCCGACGTGCCGGCCGGTTCCGCGGCCGCCGACGCCGATGCGGCCGGCGCGGTGCTGCCGAGCGACTGGCGGACGTTCACGTTCGCGACCCTCGGCGCGACGGCGGCCGCGGGCGTCCTGTTCGGGCTCATGGCGTTCGCCCCGGTCTGGTTCGACCAGACCCTCGGCTCCGGCGTCGGACTCGGCAGCGCCGCCGTCACCGCCATGCTGCTCGCCGGAGCCGTCGGGACCTACACCGCCGGCGCGCTCGGCGACCGCCACGGCCGCCGTCCCGTCGTCCTGGTGTCGGTGCTCGCTCTGCTCCCGCTGTCGCTGGTGCTGCCGGCGACGGGGCCGGTGCTCGCGGTGGTGCTGCTGATCGTCATCGGGTTCGTGCTCGAGGGCATCTTCTATCCGCTGGTCATCGTCGCCCAGGACGGCCTGCCGCGGCACGCCGGACTGGCCGCCGGCATGGCGCTGGGGCTGAGCGTCGGCATCGCCGCCGGCACCACCAGCCTGCTGGGCGTCCTGGTCGACGGTCACGGTCCGACGGCGGCGCTCTGGGGATGCGCCGTCCTCGCCGGCGTCGCCCTGGTCGCCGGGGCGCTCGCCGTCCGTCGCCCGCACTGA
- a CDS encoding TetR/AcrR family transcriptional regulator, with protein MSHDVLAAAKRLAERQELAGASMADIAKEAGITRVTLYRRGETRTAILVALRDELAREERERLLPVLAGDGDARTRLTAAFEAICVITDERSDLLTGLDDPTLNAIYHDPGDDSLTRSEFTAPIVRLLRDGALDGSLRAFADPEEAATVLYVQVTETYLHLRREHRWSAERSTGAVLDLTLHGLLP; from the coding sequence GTGTCTCACGACGTGCTCGCGGCGGCCAAACGGCTGGCCGAGCGGCAGGAGCTGGCCGGCGCCTCCATGGCCGACATCGCCAAGGAGGCCGGCATCACCCGCGTCACCCTGTACCGCCGCGGCGAGACGCGCACCGCCATCCTCGTGGCGCTGCGCGACGAGCTCGCCCGCGAGGAGCGCGAGCGGCTGCTCCCGGTCCTCGCCGGCGACGGCGACGCACGCACCCGGCTGACCGCGGCGTTCGAGGCGATCTGCGTCATCACCGACGAGCGGTCGGACCTGCTCACCGGGCTCGACGACCCCACGCTGAACGCGATCTACCACGACCCCGGCGACGACTCCCTGACCCGCTCCGAGTTCACCGCGCCGATCGTCCGGCTGCTGCGCGACGGCGCGCTGGACGGCTCGCTGCGCGCGTTCGCCGATCCCGAGGAGGCCGCGACCGTGCTGTACGTCCAGGTCACCGAGACCTACCTGCACCTGCGCCGCGAGCACCGGTGGTCCGCCGAGCGCTCGACCGGCGCCGTCCTCGACCTCACGCTGCACGGGCTGCTGCCGTGA
- a CDS encoding VOC family protein translates to MSGGEGEQRPLSRSEASAAVEHLGWRYLLARFQTGVAVGSPAQAVDVAATAVRAAGGAGAHLRVDLRPGRVLLSLQDESIADVTAQEVAAAARITTALRAAGRTADPAVGAPEPRAEQALEIAVDALDIPAVRPFWKAVLGYVGEAGRDGPTHALVDPLGQGPAVWFQQMVAPRPQRNRIHFDLTLPHDEAERRLRAAVDAGGTVVSDGRAPAFWVLADPEGNEVCICTWQGRD, encoded by the coding sequence ATGAGTGGAGGTGAGGGCGAGCAGCGGCCGCTGAGTCGGTCCGAGGCGTCGGCGGCGGTCGAGCACCTCGGCTGGCGCTACCTGCTGGCGCGGTTCCAGACGGGTGTCGCCGTGGGCTCGCCGGCTCAGGCGGTCGACGTCGCGGCGACGGCGGTGCGCGCGGCCGGCGGGGCCGGCGCTCACCTGCGCGTCGACCTCCGGCCCGGGCGGGTGCTGCTGAGCCTGCAGGACGAGTCGATCGCCGACGTCACCGCACAGGAGGTCGCGGCGGCGGCCCGCATCACGACGGCGTTGCGCGCGGCCGGGCGCACCGCCGATCCCGCGGTCGGCGCGCCGGAACCACGCGCCGAGCAGGCACTCGAGATCGCCGTCGACGCGCTCGACATCCCGGCGGTGCGGCCGTTCTGGAAGGCGGTCCTCGGCTACGTCGGCGAGGCCGGGCGCGACGGTCCCACCCACGCGCTGGTCGACCCGCTCGGACAGGGGCCCGCGGTCTGGTTCCAGCAGATGGTTGCGCCGCGGCCGCAGCGCAACCGCATCCACTTCGATCTCACCCTTCCGCACGACGAGGCCGAGCGACGGCTGCGGGCCGCGGTCGACGCCGGCGGCACCGTCGTCAGCGACGGGCGGGCGCCGGCGTTCTGGGTGCTCGCCGACCCCGAGGGCAACGAGGTCTGCATCTGCACCTGGCAGGGGCGCGACTGA
- a CDS encoding NPCBM/NEW2 domain-containing protein, translated as MAETMPQNDDDQGGIQDERTGRRWAQHPWLNGLIGAGGAAVIGVIGTALLTQSDQMTVNFGDDSAVVAQPETVTVTEPAETVTVTRTVTPRPTATPVSAEGEDDEGGGQVVAGRAGLTYLADLDLAGYDGDYDSREAEVLGERMTQSMVQNLSCNYPTKRIEWNLSGDYRTFTARAGLDADSANNDAVARFRVLVDQDEVLAEADLGLRTIEEFEVDVTGRHRLILEIVALGEDTCSGAAAVWGDAAIT; from the coding sequence GTGGCTGAGACCATGCCGCAGAACGACGACGACCAGGGCGGGATCCAGGACGAGCGGACCGGCCGCCGGTGGGCCCAGCATCCGTGGCTCAACGGGTTGATCGGGGCGGGCGGCGCGGCTGTCATCGGGGTGATCGGCACCGCGCTGCTCACGCAGTCGGACCAGATGACCGTCAACTTCGGCGACGACTCCGCCGTCGTCGCGCAGCCCGAGACCGTCACCGTCACGGAACCGGCCGAGACGGTCACCGTCACCCGAACCGTAACGCCGCGACCCACGGCGACGCCGGTGTCCGCGGAGGGCGAGGACGACGAAGGTGGCGGGCAGGTCGTCGCCGGCCGGGCCGGGCTCACCTATCTGGCCGACCTCGACCTGGCGGGCTACGACGGTGACTACGACTCTCGCGAGGCCGAGGTGCTCGGGGAGCGGATGACGCAGTCGATGGTCCAGAACCTGTCGTGCAACTACCCCACCAAGCGGATCGAGTGGAACCTGAGCGGCGACTACAGGACGTTCACCGCTCGTGCCGGGCTCGACGCCGACTCCGCGAACAACGACGCTGTCGCTCGGTTCCGGGTGCTGGTGGACCAGGACGAGGTGCTGGCGGAGGCGGACCTCGGGCTGCGCACCATCGAGGAGTTCGAGGTCGACGTCACCGGCCGGCACCGGCTCATCCTCGAGATCGTCGCGCTGGGCGAGGACACCTGCTCCGGCGCCGCCGCGGTATGGGGGGACGCGGCGATCACCTGA
- a CDS encoding arginase family protein, which translates to MAATTFGLLGVPSSAAAHWPGIERGPAALREAGLVELLRAAGLDVADHGDRPARRFAAQRADGGLNNLAAVLDVLADTRAAVAEVLVAGRLPFVVGGECTLTIAVLSAFADAGRPLGLMYVDGGQDLMNLADHPHEPIADGMGVAHLLDLPGTAPELSSFGPRRPLLTADHVCFFGYADDDEDLHGRVPSWRFPAASVAPDPAASAGLALAALTSVAGRFLVHLDIDVVNFLDLPAADVPQYRGLSLDQVMAAVAVMTRHPGFAGLVLTEFNPDHGEPDGSTARRLAEAVATALG; encoded by the coding sequence ATGGCGGCGACGACGTTCGGCCTGCTCGGAGTCCCGTCCAGCGCGGCCGCGCACTGGCCCGGCATCGAGCGGGGCCCAGCCGCGCTCCGCGAGGCCGGCCTGGTCGAACTCCTGCGCGCCGCCGGCCTCGACGTCGCCGACCACGGCGACCGGCCGGCGCGCCGGTTCGCGGCGCAACGCGCGGACGGCGGGCTGAACAACCTCGCCGCCGTGCTCGACGTGCTGGCCGACACCCGTGCGGCGGTCGCCGAGGTGTTGGTCGCGGGCCGGCTGCCGTTCGTCGTCGGCGGCGAGTGCACGCTGACCATCGCGGTCCTCAGCGCGTTCGCCGACGCCGGCCGGCCTCTGGGCCTCATGTACGTCGACGGCGGCCAGGACCTCATGAACCTCGCCGACCATCCGCACGAGCCCATCGCCGACGGCATGGGGGTCGCGCACCTGCTCGACCTCCCCGGCACCGCGCCGGAGCTGAGCTCGTTCGGCCCGCGGCGCCCGCTGCTCACCGCCGACCACGTCTGCTTCTTCGGCTACGCCGACGACGACGAGGACCTGCACGGCCGGGTCCCCAGCTGGCGCTTCCCCGCGGCGTCGGTCGCGCCCGACCCCGCCGCCTCGGCCGGGCTGGCGCTCGCCGCCCTCACCTCCGTCGCCGGCCGCTTCCTCGTCCACCTCGACATCGACGTCGTGAACTTCCTCGACCTCCCCGCCGCCGACGTCCCGCAGTACCGCGGCCTCTCCCTCGACCAGGTCATGGCGGCGGTGGCGGTCATGACTCGGCACCCCGGCTTCGCCGGCCTCGTCCTCACCGAGTTCAACCCCGACCACGGCGAGCCCGACGGCTCCACCGCCCGCCGCCTTGCCGAAGCCGTGGCCACCGCCCTCGGCTGA